The genomic window CCTTTGCTCTGAGGGGTATACCAAAGAATACACCCCTGGTTTTCAGGAGGCAATCGATACCATGATCGTTAAAATTGAGCATAAAATTGGTATTAGAATCCGCAAAACCATTATGAGATATGGTTTGCGAAATAGCACACCGACAGGCGAGGAAATAATTCAGGGCGTGATTTTAGCTGAAGAAGTCGTAAGATGTATCAAGAGCGAGTTAACAAATAAAATTATCGTTATCAATAATAGCAATAAGGCCATACCGATTGACCTTGAAGATTCTGGAAAACGTTTAGTTGATGAAGATAGCAATCTCTACAAACTGGCTAAAGTAAATAACCTTATCTGAGGTAATATTATGCTTAAAGTACTCTGCGTATGTAGCTGCGGCCTGGGCTCAAGTTTCGCAATTGAAATGAGTGCGAAAGCCGTACTGCAAAAACTCTGTATAGATGCCGATATTGATCATACTAAGGTATCAGAAGCGTCTTCTTTTAAATATGACATTATTCTTACCCAGAAAATGTTCGCCGATATTTTAACCTCAGATGCAAGTGAGGAGTATAAGAAAAAAGTCATTATCTTAAACAAGCTTACCGATAAAAAAGAAATTGAAGAAAAGATCCTCGCCTACATGAATGCGGACTGACAAAAGAGGTGATAAATGGATGCAATTATTCATTTTATTGTTAAGGACTTTTTGGGGCAGGCGGCTATCTTGATAGCGCTTATAGCCATGCTCGGCCTGATCCTGCAAAAAAATCCATTGGCAAGACTGTCGAAGGTGTGTTTAAAACCCTACTGGGATTTTTAATCATGATAGCAGGAATTAATATCATTGTTGCTGCCCTGACATTCCTAAATGATATCTTTACCAGCGGTTTTGGCATGCAGGGATATATCACGGATGTCGCAGCGATAGCCGGCGTGGCAAACCGCGAGCTCGGCTCTGAGGTTGCGCTCACGCTTCTTGTGATTTTTGCCGTGAATATCATTATCGCTCGGTTTACGCCCTTCAAATATATCTTCCTGACGGGACAGGCGCTGTTGATGCCGGCTATCGCCCCAGCCGATTGTGCGTAAAATCAAAGATTCTGACGATGTGGCGTTAGGGCACTTCTGCACGATTGGTTACCTGGTCCAGGCGGCGGTTGCCCGAGCGATAGGGAAAAACTCGCGAAGCACCGAGGATTTGGAACTGCCCGATAATTTCAAGTTTTTGCAAGATACCTATCTGTCAATGGCGGTGATTATGGTGCCGATGTATCTAATTCCGACCATATTCGCCGGGCCGGAATATATTGCCCAATTCGCTGGCGACACCAATTACCTGATGTATGCCCTTAACGAAAGGCCAAACACGCGTTTCATCATCAGAAGAGTGGTGATAGCCATATCTGCGTAGTGAAGCGGCCGGCCACGCCATTCAGGAGTTGTTTTTTCCGTCCATGCAACAATTGCCGACTCATCCAGCTATATCGTTAGAGCCCCGTGCTGCTTGAGAGCTTTGTTTAAGTGGACCAGTTGGTTATTTTAAACTTTTGCTTTGCCATGGAGTACAGATGTTGAAATGACGGTAGTGATCTGAGCAGACGATCACCTAAAAGTTATATTTATTCAACAAAGCCTACTGGAGGACATTTAACTAAACACCTTTTTATGTAAGAGGAATTAATCGATGAATAAAATGACAACCGCAGAGCGTCGTGGATATCAAATGATCTGCGATACGACCGGCTCTATGATGGTGGTGGCCTGTGATCAACGTGGCGACATGAGAACGCTGCTTGCCACAACGTCGGAAGAACAGGCGAAAATCAGCAATGAAACGTTAGGCAAAACTAAATACGATATTACCCGTTATTTGGCCTCGGAAGCCGGCTGCGTATGAGTTATTATCAAATCTGGTGTATGGCGATCAGGCTACGTTCTGCTCTGATGCTTCGTGAATCTGTTCTCCATCCTGAAATTGGACGTTGTTTACCACCAGGGTCAGCAGGTCAAATCCTCTTAGCCGGTTCCAGC from Sodalis glossinidius str. 'morsitans' includes these protein-coding regions:
- a CDS encoding PTS sugar transporter subunit IIB, with product MLKVLCVCSCGLGSSFAIEMSAKAVLQKLCIDADIDHTKVSEASSFKYDIILTQKMFADILTSDASEEYKKKVIILNKLTDKKEIEEKILAYMNAD